The Helicobacter mustelae genome has a segment encoding these proteins:
- the pnuC gene encoding nicotinamide riboside transporter PnuC, translating into MRNFLRYQFANLSASFWGVLFLCCACVLVFGIYSQDHVLNLIGAILGVLFAFFAGAGKPICFIFGIFYSVLMIFITFEAKLYIELWLNLFYLPINVIALTLWQKNLNDEKKRVRVHKLTPTALLLVLVGIAILSIALWQIGVAFHAEFALLNSITTVLQIVAFILQTQRYAQHYWLVTLANLIMVYIWLKISLGDFKFIFQFLNSLVFLGIGIYYALQWYKIASEKES; encoded by the coding sequence ATGCGAAATTTTTTACGATACCAATTTGCCAATCTCTCTGCATCCTTTTGGGGAGTACTGTTTCTTTGCTGTGCATGCGTGCTTGTTTTTGGAATTTACTCCCAAGATCATGTCCTCAATCTCATTGGCGCCATTCTAGGCGTGCTTTTTGCTTTTTTTGCTGGGGCTGGCAAACCCATCTGCTTCATATTTGGGATTTTCTATTCTGTATTGATGATTTTCATCACATTTGAAGCAAAACTCTATATCGAGCTGTGGCTCAATCTTTTTTATCTCCCCATCAATGTCATAGCCCTGACTCTATGGCAGAAAAATCTCAATGACGAAAAAAAGCGTGTGCGAGTCCATAAACTCACCCCCACAGCTCTGCTTTTAGTTCTTGTTGGGATTGCCATCCTAAGCATAGCATTATGGCAAATAGGTGTGGCATTTCATGCGGAATTTGCCCTGCTTAATTCCATTACCACCGTTTTGCAAATCGTTGCATTCATCCTGCAAACGCAGCGTTATGCCCAGCATTACTGGCTTGTGACATTGGCAAATCTTATTATGGTTTACATTTGGCTTAAGATTTCTCTTGGAGATTTCAAATTCATCTTCCAATTCCTCAATAGCCTTGTGTTTTTGGGGATCGGAATTTATTATGCCCTGCAGTGGTACAAAATAGCAAGCGAGAAAGAATCATGA
- a CDS encoding thiamine diphosphokinase, whose amino-acid sequence MKNHPNKKAFILANGSFPKNKALRTLLHDAEFLVVCDGAMRHLEALDILPHAIIGDLDSISPQLKAKYQDRIIEIKEQNSNDLSKAFFYCISLGYKEITILGATGKREDHTLANISLLLHYHSFAKVILRSDYGTFQTFAIKQSPHVIQSFKGQQISLFCLDPSVQLTSTKLKYPLNDLSLPLWANGTLNEALGTDFTLSSNKPTLVLVYQTL is encoded by the coding sequence ATGAAAAATCATCCAAACAAAAAAGCATTCATTTTGGCCAATGGATCCTTCCCAAAGAACAAAGCGCTGCGCACACTCTTGCATGATGCAGAATTCCTTGTTGTATGCGATGGCGCGATGCGCCATTTGGAAGCTCTTGACATCCTGCCTCATGCCATCATTGGCGATCTAGATAGCATCTCCCCACAGCTCAAGGCAAAATACCAGGATCGCATCATAGAAATCAAAGAACAAAATAGCAATGATTTGAGTAAGGCATTTTTTTATTGCATATCCTTGGGATATAAAGAAATCACAATCCTTGGTGCAACAGGAAAGAGGGAAGATCACACGCTAGCAAACATTTCTTTGCTTTTGCATTATCACTCCTTTGCAAAGGTTATTCTGCGTAGCGATTATGGCACTTTCCAGACCTTTGCAATCAAGCAAAGCCCCCATGTGATCCAAAGCTTCAAGGGACAGCAAATCTCTCTGTTTTGTTTAGATCCAAGCGTGCAACTCACTAGCACCAAACTCAAATATCCTCTCAACGATCTTTCTCTGCCATTGTGGGCAAATGGCACGCTCAATGAGGCTCTAGGCACGGATTTCACGCTCTCTAGCAATAAACCAACCCTAGTGCTTGTCTATCAAACCCTATAA